One Phocoena sinus isolate mPhoSin1 chromosome 14, mPhoSin1.pri, whole genome shotgun sequence genomic region harbors:
- the PXN gene encoding paxillin isoform X2 — protein MDDLDALLADLESTTSHISKRPVFLSEETPYSYPTGNHTYQEIAVPPPVPPPPSSEALNGTVIDPLDQWQPSTSRFIHQQPPSPSPVYGSSAKTSSASNPQDGVGLPCPQAGEEEHVYSFPNKQKSAEPSPTVMSSSLGSNLSELDRLLLELNAVQHNPPGYPADEVNSSPPLPGALSPHYGIPENNSPLGGKAGPLTKEKPKRNGGRGLEDVRPSVESLLDELESSVPSPVPAITVNQGEMSSPQRVTSSQQQTRISASSATRELDELMASLSDFKIQGLEQRADGELCWAAGWPPNGSQSSPEGQDEGGFMAQGKTGSSSPPGGPPKPGSQLDSMLGSLQSDLNKLGVATVAKGVCGACKKPIAGQVVTAMGKTWHPEHFVCTHCQEEIGSRNFFERDGQPYCEKDYHNLFSPRCYYCNGPILDKVVTALDRTWHPEHFFCAQCGAFFGPEGFHEKDGKAYCRKDYFDMFAPKCGGCARAILENYISALNTLWHPECFVCRECFTPFVNGSFFEHDGQPYCEVHYHERRGSLCSGCQKPITGRCITAMAKKFHPEHFVCAFCLKQLNKGTFKEQNDKPYCQNCFVKLFC, from the exons ACGCCCTGCTGGCAGACTTGGAGTCCACGACCTCCCACATCTCCAAACGGCCTGTGTTCTTGTCTGAGGAGACCCCCTACTCGTACCCAACAGGAAACCACACATACCAGGAGATTGCCGTGCCACCCCCTGTCCCTCCACCCCCGTCCAGCGAGGCCCTCAATGGCACGGTCATTGACCCCTTAGACCAGTGGCAGCCCAGCACCTCTCGATTCATCCACCAGCAG CCTCCATCCCCGTCCCCCGTGTACGGCTCCAGTGCTAAAACTTCCAGTGCCTCCAACCCCCAGGACGGCGTCGGCCTGCCGTGTCCCCAAGCTGGCGAGGAAGAGCACGTGTACAG CTTCCCCAACAAGCAGAAGTCGGCCGAGCCTTCACCCACCGTCATGAGCTCCTCCTTGGGCAGCAACCTTTCCGAACTCGACCGCCTGTTGCTGGAGCTGAATGCCGTGCAGCATAACCCCCCAGGCTACCCTGCAG ATGAGGTCAACTCAAGCCCCCCACTGCCTGGGGCTCTGAGCCCCCACTACGGCATCCCGGAGAATAACAGCCCGTTGGGGGGCAAAGCTGGGCCACTGACCAAAGAGAAGCCCAAGCGGAACGGAGGCCGGGGCCTGGAGGACGTGCGGCCCAGCGTGGAGAGTCTCTTGGATGAGCTGGAGAGCTCCGTGCCCAGCCCCGT CCCCGCCATCACTGTGAACCAGGGCGAGATGAGCAGCCCCCAGCGAGTCACCTCCAGCCAGCAGCAGACACGCATCTCCGCCTCTTCTGCCACCAGGGAGCTGGATGAGCTGATGGCCTCGCTGTCGGATTTTAAG ATCCAGGGCCTGGAACAAAGAGCGGACGGAGAGCTGTGCTGGGCGGCCGGCTGGCCTCCGAACGGCAGCCAGAGCAGCCCTGAAGGGCAGGACGAGGGAGGG TTCATGGCCCAGGGGAAGACAGGGAGCAGCTCTCCCCCGGGAGGGCCCCCAAAGCCTGGGAGCCAGCTTGACAGCATGCTGGGGAGCCTGCAGTCTGACCTGAACAAACTGGGGGTCGCCACGGTCGCCAAGGGGGTCTGCGGGGCCTGCAAGAAACCCATCGCGGGGCAG gTCGTGACCGCCATGGGGAAGACGTGGCACCCAGAGCACTTCGTCTGCACCCACTGCCAGGAGGAGATCGGATCCCGGAACTTCTTTGAGCGGGATGGACAGCCCTACTGTGAAAAGGACTATCACAACCTCTTCTCTCCACGCTGCTACTACTGCAACGGGCCCATCCTGGAT AAAGTGGTGACAGCCCTTGACCGGACGTGGCACCCCGAGCACTTCTTCTGTGCCCAGTGTGGAGCCTTCTTCGGTCCTGAAG GGTTCCACGAGAAAGACGGCAAGGCCTACTGCCGGAAGGATTACTTTGACATGTTCGCCCCCAAGTGTGGCGGCTGTGCCCGAGCCATCCTGGAGAACTACATCTCGGCCCTTAACACCCTATGGCATCCTGAGTGCTTTGTGTGTCGG GAATGCTTCACACCATTTGTCAACGGCAGCTTCTTCGAGCACGACGGACAGCCCTACTGTGAGGTGCACTACCACGAGCGGCGGGGCTCGCTGTGCTCCGGCTGCCAGAAGCCCATCACGGGCCGCTGCATCACCGCCATGGCCAAGAAGTTCCACCCGGAGCACTTTGTCTGTGCCTTCTGCCTCAAGCAGCTCAACAAGGGCACCTTCAAGGAGCAGAACGACAAGCCTTACTGTCAGAACTGCTTCGTCAAGCTCTTCTGCTAG
- the PXN gene encoding paxillin isoform X1, giving the protein MDDLDALLADLESTTSHISKRPVFLSEETPYSYPTGNHTYQEIAVPPPVPPPPSSEALNGTVIDPLDQWQPSTSRFIHQQPPSPSPVYGSSAKTSSASNPQDGVGLPCPQAGEEEHVYSFPNKQKSAEPSPTVMSSSLGSNLSELDRLLLELNAVQHNPPGYPADEVNSSPPLPGALSPHYGIPENNSPLGGKAGPLTKEKPKRNGGRGLEDVRPSVESLLDELESSVPSPVPAITVNQGEMSSPQRVTSSQQQTRISASSATRELDELMASLSDFKFMAQGKTGSSSPPGGPPKPGSQLDSMLGSLQSDLNKLGVATVAKGVCGACKKPIAGQVVTAMGKTWHPEHFVCTHCQEEIGSRNFFERDGQPYCEKDYHNLFSPRCYYCNGPILDKVVTALDRTWHPEHFFCAQCGAFFGPEGFHEKDGKAYCRKDYFDMFAPKCGGCARAILENYISALNTLWHPECFVCRECFTPFVNGSFFEHDGQPYCEVHYHERRGSLCSGCQKPITGRCITAMAKKFHPEHFVCAFCLKQLNKGTFKEQNDKPYCQNCFVKLFC; this is encoded by the exons ACGCCCTGCTGGCAGACTTGGAGTCCACGACCTCCCACATCTCCAAACGGCCTGTGTTCTTGTCTGAGGAGACCCCCTACTCGTACCCAACAGGAAACCACACATACCAGGAGATTGCCGTGCCACCCCCTGTCCCTCCACCCCCGTCCAGCGAGGCCCTCAATGGCACGGTCATTGACCCCTTAGACCAGTGGCAGCCCAGCACCTCTCGATTCATCCACCAGCAG CCTCCATCCCCGTCCCCCGTGTACGGCTCCAGTGCTAAAACTTCCAGTGCCTCCAACCCCCAGGACGGCGTCGGCCTGCCGTGTCCCCAAGCTGGCGAGGAAGAGCACGTGTACAG CTTCCCCAACAAGCAGAAGTCGGCCGAGCCTTCACCCACCGTCATGAGCTCCTCCTTGGGCAGCAACCTTTCCGAACTCGACCGCCTGTTGCTGGAGCTGAATGCCGTGCAGCATAACCCCCCAGGCTACCCTGCAG ATGAGGTCAACTCAAGCCCCCCACTGCCTGGGGCTCTGAGCCCCCACTACGGCATCCCGGAGAATAACAGCCCGTTGGGGGGCAAAGCTGGGCCACTGACCAAAGAGAAGCCCAAGCGGAACGGAGGCCGGGGCCTGGAGGACGTGCGGCCCAGCGTGGAGAGTCTCTTGGATGAGCTGGAGAGCTCCGTGCCCAGCCCCGT CCCCGCCATCACTGTGAACCAGGGCGAGATGAGCAGCCCCCAGCGAGTCACCTCCAGCCAGCAGCAGACACGCATCTCCGCCTCTTCTGCCACCAGGGAGCTGGATGAGCTGATGGCCTCGCTGTCGGATTTTAAG TTCATGGCCCAGGGGAAGACAGGGAGCAGCTCTCCCCCGGGAGGGCCCCCAAAGCCTGGGAGCCAGCTTGACAGCATGCTGGGGAGCCTGCAGTCTGACCTGAACAAACTGGGGGTCGCCACGGTCGCCAAGGGGGTCTGCGGGGCCTGCAAGAAACCCATCGCGGGGCAG gTCGTGACCGCCATGGGGAAGACGTGGCACCCAGAGCACTTCGTCTGCACCCACTGCCAGGAGGAGATCGGATCCCGGAACTTCTTTGAGCGGGATGGACAGCCCTACTGTGAAAAGGACTATCACAACCTCTTCTCTCCACGCTGCTACTACTGCAACGGGCCCATCCTGGAT AAAGTGGTGACAGCCCTTGACCGGACGTGGCACCCCGAGCACTTCTTCTGTGCCCAGTGTGGAGCCTTCTTCGGTCCTGAAG GGTTCCACGAGAAAGACGGCAAGGCCTACTGCCGGAAGGATTACTTTGACATGTTCGCCCCCAAGTGTGGCGGCTGTGCCCGAGCCATCCTGGAGAACTACATCTCGGCCCTTAACACCCTATGGCATCCTGAGTGCTTTGTGTGTCGG GAATGCTTCACACCATTTGTCAACGGCAGCTTCTTCGAGCACGACGGACAGCCCTACTGTGAGGTGCACTACCACGAGCGGCGGGGCTCGCTGTGCTCCGGCTGCCAGAAGCCCATCACGGGCCGCTGCATCACCGCCATGGCCAAGAAGTTCCACCCGGAGCACTTTGTCTGTGCCTTCTGCCTCAAGCAGCTCAACAAGGGCACCTTCAAGGAGCAGAACGACAAGCCTTACTGTCAGAACTGCTTCGTCAAGCTCTTCTGCTAG
- the LOC116765090 gene encoding LOW QUALITY PROTEIN: uncharacterized protein LOC116765090 (The sequence of the model RefSeq protein was modified relative to this genomic sequence to represent the inferred CDS: inserted 2 bases in 1 codon; substituted 1 base at 1 genomic stop codon), whose protein sequence is MPDTPNSRSPSTESSLGPPGAESQARVWRDPPNASLVSELSRVPPGHTLTHAGCTGPQEAGEPQVLSANPLCPGEAVAATWEWPWALEALRPESSRGATPSFQEVIEPAAMAVDHQAILPDTWSLTKARGQQKERARPEPGEPESRCHAPVEEEQLGGEMATGGSLVRPAQGPETPRRPEGTTEAAAEARRERPELPQAVVMDTPNTTERISTSGQAGVSSHGCXAWPRQAXHVDHAWLIACSLPLCACLLGQPIPRCRGLRP, encoded by the exons ATGCCTGACACCCCCAACTCAAGGTCTCCCTCCACGGAGAGTTCTCTGGGGCCACCGGGTGCAGAGAGCCAGGCTCGCGTTTGGAGGGACCCACCAAACGCGAGCCTGGTGAGTGAGCTCTCCAGGGTGCCTCCCGGCCACACTCTAACCCACGCTGGGTGCACAGGTCCCCAGGAGGCTGGGGAACCCCAAGTGCTGTCAGCCAACCCATTGTGCCCAGGAGAGGCTGTGGCTGCCACATGGGAGTGGCCGTGGGCTCTGGAGGCGCTTAGGCCTGAGTCCTCCCGGGGAGCTACGCCCAGCTTCCAGGAAGTAATCGAGCCAGCCGCCATGGCCGTGGACCATCAGGCTATCTTACCGGATACCTGGAGTCTCACGAAAGCACGTGGACAGCAGAAGGAGAGGGCAAGGCCAGAGCCAGGGGAGCCAGAGAGCAGATGCCATGCCCCAGTTGAGGAGGAGCAGTTAGGTGGAGAGATGGCCACAGGGGGCAGCCTGGTCAGGCCAGCCCAGGGACCCGAGACCCCCAGGAGGCCAGAGGGCACCACCGAAGCCGCTGCAGAGGCCAGGAGGGAACGGCCAGAACTTCCACAGGCTGTGGTCATGGACACACCCAACACCACGGAGAGGATTTCCACCTCTGGCCAGGCAGGCGTGAGCTCGCACGGCTGCTAGGCATGGCCCCGGCAGGC GCACGTGGACCACGCCTGGCTAATTGCATGCAGCCTCCCACTCTGCGCATGTTTGCTTGGGCAGCCGATTCCGAGATGCCGTGGCCTGAGACCCTGA
- the LOC116765091 gene encoding vegetative cell wall protein gp1-like has product MIRRSRETGHAHPMSRKPSPRRRLDPATLSRTPSQERLIAELQGRLGIQPEVEEAEGAAGASVQDWLTEGIVITVQPCGRRARGQLVEKVVFPPGSPIPLRRTFSVLPSPSPPSPLLQHRKDASASSSSPRPSPPTSSTLGPSALPRGPPGVQSAGAGPREDGVQGPTPPTPAPHSVRSMGCQTDEDPLFPPMQAGLPGP; this is encoded by the exons ATGATCAGAAGGAGCCGGGAGACCGGCCACGCTCACCCCATGTCCCGGAAGCCCTCCCCTCGTCGCCGGCTGGACCCCGCCACCCTGAGCAGGACCCCGTCCCAGGAGCGGCTCATCGCGGAGCTGCAGGGTCGGCTGGGCATCCAGCCGGAGGTGGAGGAGGCCGAGGGGGCCGCGGGGGCCTCTGTCCAGGATTGGCTGACCGAGGGCATCGTCATCACTGTGCAGCCGTGTGGGAGGCGGGCTAGGGGGCAGCTGGTAGAGAAG gTTGTCTTCCCTCCTGGCTCTCCCATTCCCCTGAGAAGAACCTTCTCTGTTctgccttctccttctcctcccagccCTTTGCTCCAGCATCGCAAAGACGCCTCGGCCAGCAGCTCTTCTCCCCGGCCCAGCCCGCCCACCTCCTCCACCCTGGGGCCCTCGGCTCTTCCTCGAGGTCCCCCCGGGGTCCAGAGTGCTGGGGCGGGGCCACGGGAAGACGGTGTACAGGGCCCCACCCCGCCCACTCCTGCGCCCCACTCTGTGAGGTCCATGGGCTGCCAGACCGACGAGGACCCACTCTTCCCCCCGATGCAGGCAGGCCTCCCGGGGCCCTGA
- the RPLP0 gene encoding 60S acidic ribosomal protein P0 has product MPREDRATWKSNYFLKIIQLLDDYPKCFIVGADNVGSKQMQQIRMSLRGKAVVLMGKNTMMRKAIRGHLENNPALEKLLPHIRGNVGFVFTKEDLTEIRDMLLANKVPAAARAGAIAPCEVTVPAQNTGLGPEKTSFFQALGITTKISRGTIEILSDVQLIKTGDKVGASEATLLNMLNISPFSFGLVIQQVFDSGSIYNPEVLDITEETLHSRFLEGVRNVASICLQIGYPTVASVPHSIISGYKRVLALSVETDYTFPLAEKVKAFLADPSAFVAAAPVAAASTAAPAAAAAAPAKVEAKEESEESDEDMGFGLFD; this is encoded by the exons ATGCCCAGGGAAGACAGGGCGACCTGGAAGTCCAATTACTTCCTTAAGATCATC CAACTTCTGGATGATTATCCGAAATGCTTCATTGTGGGAGCAGACAATGTGGGCTCCAAGCAGATGCAGCAGATCCGCATGTCTCTCCGAGGGAAGGCCGTGGTACTGATGGGCAAAAATACAATGATGCGCAAGGCCATCCGAGGGCATCTGGAAAACAACCCAGCTTTGGAGAA ACTGTTGCCTCACATCCGGGGGAATGTGGGCTTTGTGTTCACCAAGGAGGACCTCACTGAGATCAGGGACATGCTGCTGGCCAATAAG GTGCCAGCTGCTGCCCGTGCTGGTGCCATAGCCCCATGCGAAGTCACTGTGCCTGCCCAGAACACTGGTCTGGGGCCTGAGAAGACCTCCTTCTTCCAGGCTTTAGGCATCACCACTAAAATCTCCAGGGGCACCATCGAAATCCTG AGTGATGTGCAGCTGATCAAGACTGGAGACAAAGTGGGAGCCAGTGAAGCCACGTTGCTGAACATGCTGAAcatctcccccttctcctttggGCTGGTCATCCAGCAGGTGTTTGACAGTGGCAGCATCTACAACCCTGAAGTACTTGACATCACAGAGGAAACTCTGCATTCTCGCTTCCTGGAG gGTGTCCGCAATGTTGCCAGCATATGTCTGCAGATTGGTTACCCAACTGTTGCATCTGTACCCCATTCTATCATCAGTGGGTACAAGCGGGTCCTGGCTTTGTCTGTGGAGACTGATTACACCTTCCCACTTGCTGAAAAg GTCAAGGCCTTCTTGGCTGATCCATCTGCATTTGTGGCTGCTGCCCCCGTGGCAGCTGCCAGCActgctgctcctgctgctgctgccgcagCCCCAGCCAAGGTTGAAGCAAAGGAAGAGTCGGAGGAGTCGGACGAGGACATGGGATTTGGTCTCTTTGACTAA